The following are encoded in a window of Rubritalea squalenifaciens DSM 18772 genomic DNA:
- a CDS encoding PEP-CTERM sorting domain-containing protein translates to MTIKHTLTIITSLVLAGAANAAVLARWTPTSGDNITNPDYFNEGSTPSADETASFLTVSTIDRVNNPFNATNSAARWVGRWDDAVNRDAINDNYTEFTITPDSGYQVSYESFTYDVANAGDYTMYVRTSLDNFASDIASDTLDDTSTDKRFIVDLSSEGSLTNQTSDVTFRLYIVKNDVLTDNTLGYQPLIGNNSDPSLGFIVNGTVSSVPEPSSTAMLGFAGLGLIMRRRR, encoded by the coding sequence ATGACAATAAAACACACCCTCACCATCATCACCTCACTGGTACTCGCAGGAGCTGCTAATGCAGCAGTCCTCGCTCGCTGGACACCGACTTCTGGAGACAATATCACAAATCCGGACTACTTCAACGAAGGCAGCACTCCTTCGGCAGACGAGACCGCCTCCTTCCTCACAGTATCTACCATCGACCGCGTAAACAACCCTTTCAACGCCACAAACTCGGCAGCTCGGTGGGTTGGGCGTTGGGATGACGCCGTCAATCGCGACGCGATCAATGACAATTACACCGAATTCACGATCACTCCAGATTCAGGATACCAGGTGTCCTATGAGAGTTTCACCTATGATGTAGCCAATGCAGGCGACTACACTATGTATGTCCGTACCAGTCTGGATAATTTTGCAAGCGACATCGCCTCCGACACGCTTGATGATACAAGCACGGACAAACGCTTCATTGTAGATTTGTCATCCGAAGGCTCACTCACTAATCAAACCAGCGACGTCACCTTCCGTCTCTACATCGTCAAAAACGATGTCCTCACCGACAACACACTCGGTTACCAGCCTTTGATTGGTAATAACTCTGACCCTAGTCTTGGCTTCATCGTGAACGGTACCGTCAGCTCTGTGCCTGAACCATCCAGCACAGCTATGCTTGGCTTTGCCGGACTCGGGTTGATCATGCGTCGTCGCAGATAA
- a CDS encoding substrate-binding domain-containing protein has product MKEKLDRSHLPERLADQITNLILAGEWTEELPGTRILAERFGVSRGTCVTAIGILERRGVLMPTEPRKTRRINSCEVIDRGEVPKTLLALHDAVSPVQPDKATAFMEAMGIWELSCGPAHQVAVDFSRSQIPGRTLKKLINKYAADAILIRNAPKAWIGAAVSLLPTYALGGSLPDSARVSHSAYEIDQQLEKVIRLLMSMGHRSIMVPCRDELNYTRAASQRVLTKNLGLSSAEVNTLCPTYSENVPGVWPDFWRRELGRVQPTAVILTDGGHLASLYTYCLSCGIRIPQQLSICLISHESILEWLHPQPAMMRFPHHKAVAHFRKWIEGGLAPLGSKFLELDLMSGASLASARNGVLQVSGLV; this is encoded by the coding sequence ATGAAGGAAAAGCTGGACCGCAGTCACTTGCCGGAGCGATTGGCAGATCAAATAACGAATTTGATATTGGCGGGAGAGTGGACGGAGGAGTTGCCGGGTACACGTATCTTAGCCGAGCGATTTGGGGTGAGCCGTGGTACTTGTGTGACTGCGATAGGAATTTTAGAGAGACGCGGTGTGTTGATGCCGACCGAACCTCGTAAAACGCGGAGAATTAACAGCTGTGAGGTGATAGACCGTGGTGAGGTACCCAAAACGCTATTGGCTCTGCATGATGCGGTGTCGCCTGTTCAGCCAGACAAGGCGACGGCGTTCATGGAGGCAATGGGGATCTGGGAATTGTCTTGCGGCCCCGCCCATCAGGTTGCGGTGGATTTCAGCCGCAGTCAGATTCCAGGTAGGACTCTGAAGAAGCTGATCAATAAGTATGCAGCAGATGCTATCTTGATAAGAAATGCGCCCAAAGCATGGATCGGGGCTGCCGTGTCATTGCTGCCCACATATGCTCTGGGTGGCTCGTTGCCAGATAGTGCTCGTGTTAGTCATTCGGCGTATGAAATCGATCAGCAGCTAGAAAAGGTGATTCGCTTATTGATGAGCATGGGGCATCGTAGCATCATGGTGCCCTGCCGTGATGAGCTTAATTACACGCGTGCAGCAAGTCAGAGGGTGCTTACGAAAAATCTAGGCTTATCATCCGCAGAAGTGAATACGCTCTGTCCAACCTACAGTGAGAATGTCCCCGGTGTGTGGCCTGATTTCTGGAGAAGGGAATTGGGCCGTGTGCAGCCAACGGCCGTCATTCTTACAGATGGCGGTCATCTGGCATCCCTATATACCTATTGCCTGTCATGTGGCATTCGAATCCCCCAGCAGCTTTCGATTTGTCTGATCAGTCATGAATCGATCCTGGAGTGGCTGCATCCACAGCCTGCGATGATGCGGTTTCCTCATCATAAGGCGGTGGCTCATTTTCGAAAATGGATTGAGGGAGGTTTGGCCCCGTTGGGGTCAAAATTCCTTGAGCTAGACCTTATGTCTGGAGCGTCATTGGCTTCAGCGAGGAATGGGGTTCTTCAGGTCAGTGGTTTAGTTTGA
- a CDS encoding alpha-galactosidase, giving the protein MSRSTYLDTLELGNASSGWCQISANQSIGGNPLHIQGENFDHGIGVHGNSSVRLQLNGTATKLQADIGIDTAVGEDYAAVIFKAYGDGRLLWESDTFRRSDSAIPVEIDLTGVNVLVLTTTDPADSNHAIWANARIEHEGDSPKWLEDYFLLETAETTMAFKIGGNHLYSHYLGPRLSNAADIHPQWNYAYPAHLNQPLTESAISLIQADGKVSLDLHYREHKLVKEGNAAHLTILLEDPSYPVSVELHYLAHAAENVIESWATVSNHGEQPITLNHAASGFLNLKHSRYHLTRFTGVWGAEAIMSENLLGQGVTELRSLSGTRTAQTAQPAFILSKDLPASEEYGEVIMGALAWSGNWRIRIEQTATKQVYIQSGYAPTLSRYQLNAGESLETPRFIFTHSTKGKGHASRSFHRWARNSGIRGGHEPRRILLNSWEGAYFKFDDKLIKNMITDAARAGIELFVLDDGWFGSKHPRDNDRAGLGDWMINTSKLKDGIQGLIDHSHQEGIDFGIWVEPEMVNPKSELYETHPDWTIELPHRDQHLMRTQLVLDLSNPAVQDYIFSFMDELLGKHPGISFVKWDCNRSISQPGSNYLPADQQERLIVDYVQGYYAVLEKITNKYPDVTFQACGSGGGRTDFGAMRYHHEFWTSDVTDALERIKMQWSINHLYPAIATANHVTEVPSHQTKRSTPIKFRFDVAMTGRLGFELRPERVPEADMAFSMKALEVYKSIRSTVQLGDLYRLSSPYESHVAALMYVNEEEGRAVFFAFTTGISLLSPFDTLPLQGLDPAKRYRITELNPAKEGKFISGYHGKELGGDALLQQGLGLHWGKGDYQSLVLQLETVEHSN; this is encoded by the coding sequence ATGTCACGCAGCACCTATCTAGATACCTTGGAACTCGGAAACGCCAGCTCTGGCTGGTGCCAAATCTCAGCCAATCAATCCATCGGGGGCAACCCACTCCACATCCAGGGAGAAAACTTTGATCACGGCATCGGAGTCCACGGCAATTCCTCGGTCAGGCTCCAGCTGAATGGAACTGCCACAAAGCTGCAGGCAGACATCGGAATCGATACAGCCGTGGGTGAAGACTATGCCGCCGTCATCTTCAAAGCCTACGGCGACGGCAGGCTCCTCTGGGAGAGCGATACCTTCCGCCGCTCTGACTCAGCAATTCCGGTGGAGATCGACCTGACAGGCGTAAACGTTCTCGTCCTCACGACCACTGATCCGGCAGACAGCAATCACGCCATCTGGGCCAATGCCCGCATTGAGCACGAAGGCGACTCTCCAAAATGGTTAGAAGACTACTTCCTTCTGGAAACCGCTGAGACCACCATGGCATTTAAAATAGGAGGCAACCATCTCTATAGCCACTACTTGGGACCACGGCTTTCAAACGCTGCAGACATCCACCCTCAGTGGAACTACGCTTACCCCGCTCACCTCAACCAGCCTCTCACCGAATCCGCCATATCCCTCATCCAGGCCGACGGCAAAGTCTCGCTCGATCTCCACTACCGCGAGCACAAGCTTGTGAAAGAAGGGAACGCGGCCCACCTCACCATACTCCTTGAGGACCCGAGCTACCCTGTCAGCGTAGAGCTGCACTATCTAGCCCACGCTGCAGAAAACGTCATTGAAAGCTGGGCCACCGTCTCTAACCACGGCGAGCAACCCATCACGCTCAATCACGCCGCCTCCGGCTTCCTCAACCTCAAGCACAGCCGCTATCATCTAACCCGTTTCACAGGAGTATGGGGAGCCGAGGCGATCATGAGTGAAAACCTGCTAGGTCAAGGCGTGACCGAATTGCGCAGCCTCAGTGGCACTCGGACGGCACAAACTGCCCAGCCCGCATTCATTCTCTCCAAAGACCTGCCTGCCTCAGAAGAATATGGCGAAGTGATCATGGGCGCCCTCGCCTGGTCTGGCAACTGGCGCATCCGTATCGAGCAAACCGCTACCAAGCAGGTCTACATCCAGTCCGGCTACGCCCCCACACTCAGCCGCTATCAGCTTAACGCTGGAGAATCTCTGGAGACTCCCCGCTTCATATTCACCCACAGCACCAAGGGCAAGGGCCACGCCTCACGCAGCTTTCACCGCTGGGCGCGCAACAGCGGTATCCGAGGAGGCCACGAGCCACGCCGTATTCTCCTCAACTCCTGGGAAGGCGCCTATTTCAAGTTCGACGACAAGCTCATCAAGAACATGATCACGGATGCCGCCCGCGCCGGCATCGAACTCTTTGTGTTAGACGATGGTTGGTTTGGCAGCAAACACCCGCGTGACAATGACCGCGCCGGTCTCGGTGACTGGATGATCAACACCAGCAAGCTAAAGGACGGCATCCAGGGACTCATCGACCACTCGCACCAGGAGGGAATTGACTTCGGTATCTGGGTAGAACCCGAAATGGTGAACCCCAAGTCCGAACTTTACGAAACACATCCAGACTGGACCATTGAGCTACCACACCGCGACCAGCACCTCATGCGCACCCAGCTCGTGCTCGATCTCTCCAACCCGGCCGTGCAGGACTACATCTTCTCCTTTATGGATGAACTGCTAGGGAAACATCCCGGCATCAGCTTCGTCAAATGGGACTGCAATCGCTCAATCTCCCAGCCTGGCTCCAACTACCTCCCTGCCGACCAGCAGGAACGCCTCATCGTCGACTACGTCCAAGGCTACTACGCTGTGCTTGAGAAGATCACTAACAAATACCCCGATGTAACCTTCCAGGCCTGCGGCTCTGGAGGAGGCCGCACCGACTTCGGCGCCATGCGCTACCACCACGAGTTCTGGACCAGCGACGTGACCGACGCTCTCGAACGCATTAAAATGCAATGGTCCATCAACCACCTCTACCCGGCTATCGCCACGGCCAACCACGTCACTGAGGTCCCCAGCCACCAGACCAAGCGCAGCACACCTATCAAGTTCCGCTTCGATGTCGCCATGACTGGTCGTCTGGGCTTTGAGCTGCGCCCCGAGCGCGTACCCGAGGCTGACATGGCGTTCTCCATGAAAGCACTCGAAGTCTATAAATCCATCCGCAGCACCGTCCAGTTAGGCGATCTCTACCGCCTTTCCTCCCCCTACGAAAGCCACGTCGCAGCCCTCATGTACGTGAACGAGGAAGAGGGCCGCGCCGTCTTCTTCGCCTTCACCACGGGAATCTCACTCCTGAGCCCCTTCGACACTCTTCCACTGCAAGGACTCGATCCCGCCAAACGCTACCGCATCACCGAGCTCAACCCAGCCAAGGAAGGCAAGTTCATCTCCGGTTACCACGGCAAGGAGCTCGGTGGAGACGCTCTACTGCAGCAAGGCCTCGGCCTCCACTGGGGCAAGGGTGACTACCAGAGTCTGGTACTCCAGCTGGAAACAGTGGAACACTCAAACTAA
- a CDS encoding pepsin/retropepsin-like aspartic protease family protein, protein MIKTLKYTSMAMLCALTTLCAQNTEQAFTFRPIKVEATDNGGLFTATVKVEDTNARFLIDTGCAYTLAYDTDFLKSMGKELTAQGRARGVGGDGKAFRAVIEKSTVGNVVEVGKQENARVLPVKHLEHLKTGGQPTEIRGLLGAPLMKKARGVFDYGNPRILVPTGNAPKGVYQMAMKQQGATVLPLMEGENSFPYIDLKIGDTTYAFLIDTGANAHVISTKLVEKLQLQTEDKDVAVRGMTKAQGVKVVRVKDSVMGKHFQLSELKLHVIDTQSLMKGPGGMEIGGIIGTGLLKQLKAQLDFDSYTLIVPKR, encoded by the coding sequence ATGATCAAAACACTCAAGTATACTTCAATGGCCATGCTCTGTGCCTTGACGACGCTCTGCGCGCAGAACACGGAACAAGCTTTCACCTTTAGACCCATCAAAGTGGAGGCCACGGATAATGGCGGCCTCTTTACCGCTACAGTAAAAGTAGAGGATACGAATGCCCGCTTTCTGATTGATACAGGCTGCGCATACACACTTGCCTACGATACGGATTTCTTAAAATCGATGGGCAAGGAGCTTACCGCCCAAGGGAGGGCTCGAGGAGTCGGTGGAGATGGAAAAGCCTTCCGGGCAGTGATAGAAAAATCCACCGTGGGGAATGTGGTGGAAGTCGGGAAGCAAGAGAACGCCAGAGTCTTACCCGTGAAGCACCTGGAGCACCTCAAGACAGGTGGTCAGCCTACTGAGATCCGAGGATTGCTCGGCGCTCCACTGATGAAGAAAGCGCGTGGGGTTTTTGACTATGGTAATCCGCGTATTCTGGTGCCGACTGGCAATGCTCCCAAGGGAGTTTATCAGATGGCGATGAAGCAGCAGGGAGCAACTGTTTTGCCTCTGATGGAGGGGGAAAACAGCTTTCCTTACATCGATTTAAAAATCGGGGACACTACTTATGCCTTCCTGATTGATACGGGAGCGAATGCTCACGTGATCTCCACCAAGCTGGTCGAGAAGCTGCAACTACAGACCGAGGACAAGGATGTGGCAGTGAGAGGGATGACTAAGGCACAAGGGGTCAAGGTTGTCCGAGTCAAAGATTCGGTGATGGGTAAGCACTTCCAGCTCTCCGAGTTGAAACTTCATGTGATCGATACCCAGAGCCTGATGAAGGGGCCCGGAGGAATGGAGATCGGGGGAATCATCGGTACAGGCCTGCTCAAGCAGCTCAAGGCCCAGCTCGATTTTGATTCCTACACTCTGATTGTGCCCAAGCGTTAG
- a CDS encoding substrate-binding domain-containing protein yields the protein MRKLPLKTKAEQLARMIEEMIQAGEWTETLPGMEVLAKKYSVNPKTVQRALRLVEQNGWLLPSERRKARKINPSRRQVKAGNRKSLLMLYSGIDAKDLVVGTVLQQMSDRWMRHGTAVNMEQVDFAYHKEPSKYLRRLVERHSADAILFYNASRRWIEVGMNMLPVFCCGGGITDSMKITSMGFRFSSQIAWLIQKLNSMGHERIMFSYTDPDRGIREEVLSVDAFPGKQENLRGRRSDYCVRVAEDLPDVWSGMWEREFTRLQPTAVIVMEGHHLLSLYAFCAKRGIRIPQDLSVVSLVEFEGGNWLEPAITYAQFPYAKMLNYFEKWIRSGLKPLGYREVSMKWMETGSLGAAPRQRS from the coding sequence ATGAGAAAGCTGCCTCTGAAGACGAAAGCTGAGCAACTGGCACGAATGATCGAGGAGATGATTCAAGCCGGAGAGTGGACGGAGACCTTGCCGGGGATGGAGGTGCTGGCTAAAAAGTATTCGGTGAATCCGAAGACGGTGCAGAGGGCATTACGTTTGGTGGAGCAGAATGGATGGCTCTTACCCTCAGAGCGACGCAAGGCGAGAAAAATTAATCCATCACGGCGTCAGGTCAAAGCTGGGAACCGAAAATCCTTGTTGATGCTCTATTCGGGGATTGATGCTAAGGATTTGGTGGTCGGGACGGTGCTCCAGCAAATGTCAGATAGGTGGATGCGTCATGGAACTGCAGTAAATATGGAGCAAGTGGACTTTGCTTATCATAAGGAGCCATCGAAGTACCTGCGAAGACTTGTCGAGAGGCATTCCGCGGATGCTATCTTGTTTTACAATGCGAGCCGTCGATGGATTGAGGTGGGAATGAACATGCTGCCGGTATTTTGCTGTGGTGGAGGGATTACGGACAGTATGAAAATCACCTCGATGGGTTTTCGTTTCTCAAGTCAAATAGCTTGGCTTATCCAGAAGTTAAATTCCATGGGTCATGAGAGGATCATGTTTTCGTATACGGACCCCGATAGAGGAATCCGTGAAGAAGTTCTGAGTGTGGACGCTTTTCCTGGGAAGCAGGAGAACCTACGAGGCCGCCGGTCGGACTACTGTGTCAGAGTGGCGGAGGACCTGCCTGATGTGTGGAGTGGAATGTGGGAGCGTGAGTTTACAAGGCTACAGCCTACCGCTGTCATCGTGATGGAAGGGCACCATCTGCTGAGCCTGTATGCATTTTGTGCGAAACGAGGGATCCGAATTCCTCAGGATCTTTCCGTGGTGAGTCTGGTGGAATTTGAAGGAGGAAACTGGTTGGAGCCCGCGATTACCTATGCTCAATTTCCATACGCTAAGATGCTGAATTATTTTGAAAAGTGGATTAGGTCGGGCTTGAAACCTTTGGGCTACCGGGAAGTTTCGATGAAGTGGATGGAGACAGGTAGCTTGGGCGCAGCTCCGCGGCAGCGATCTTAG
- the katG gene encoding catalase/peroxidase HPI codes for MSNESKCPFHQAAPSGGGTTNQDWWPNRLKIELLHQHSKKSDPMGCGFDYRKEFESLDLEAVKKDLTNLMTDSQDWWPADFGHYGPLFIRMAWHSAGTYRMGDGRGGGGRGQQRFAPLNSWPDNVSLDKARRLLWPIKQKYGRKISWADLMILTGNVALESMGFKTFGFAGGREDTWEPDQDVYWGRETEWLGGAERYGEGDEGGSQDDGRNLENPLAAVQMGLIYVNPEGPDGNPDPALAAHDIRETFARMAMNDEETVALIAGGHTFGKCHGAGPAESVGADTEAAPMEAQGFGWANTYGSGKGGDTITSGLEVTWTQTPAKWSKLYFKNLFENEWELTQSPAGAHQWIAKDAKETVPDAHDPNKKHRPTMLTTDLSLRVDPAYEKISRRFYEDHEAFQEAFARAWFKLTHRDMGPRSLYLGPEVPAEELVWQDPIPAVDHPLVDANDVKGLKDKIAGSGLSVSELVSTAWASASTFRGSDKRGGANGARIRFAPQKDWEVNQPEQLAKVLGVLEGIQSEFNASASGGKQVSLADLIVLAGGVGIEMAAKAAGREVEVPFSPGRADANLEQTDVESFDVLEPIADGFRNYLKGKFSVPSEHLFVDRAQLLTLTAPEMTVLTGGLRVLGANVGDEKAGVLTDRPGQLSNDFFKNLLDMGTEWKSVSPCGNAFLGSCRESGRPKWSGTRADLVFGSNSVLRAVAEVYACEDSEDKFVEDFIAAWVKVMELDRFDLK; via the coding sequence ATGAGTAACGAATCCAAATGTCCATTCCATCAGGCTGCCCCCAGTGGTGGCGGAACTACGAACCAAGATTGGTGGCCTAACCGCTTGAAGATCGAGCTGCTTCACCAGCACTCGAAAAAATCTGATCCCATGGGGTGTGGTTTTGATTACCGTAAAGAATTTGAGAGCCTCGACTTGGAGGCTGTTAAGAAAGACCTGACGAATCTGATGACTGACTCGCAGGATTGGTGGCCGGCAGACTTTGGTCACTACGGGCCTTTGTTCATTCGTATGGCCTGGCATAGTGCGGGTACGTATAGGATGGGAGATGGACGCGGTGGCGGCGGCCGTGGTCAGCAACGCTTTGCCCCGCTTAACAGCTGGCCGGATAACGTGAGTCTGGATAAGGCGCGACGCTTGCTGTGGCCGATCAAGCAGAAGTACGGCAGGAAGATCTCCTGGGCGGATTTAATGATTCTAACAGGTAACGTGGCTCTCGAAAGTATGGGCTTCAAGACCTTTGGTTTTGCGGGGGGACGGGAGGATACCTGGGAGCCGGATCAGGATGTCTACTGGGGCCGCGAGACCGAGTGGCTGGGTGGAGCTGAGCGTTATGGTGAGGGGGATGAAGGAGGTAGTCAAGACGATGGGCGAAACCTGGAGAACCCCTTGGCTGCGGTGCAGATGGGGCTCATCTATGTGAATCCAGAAGGGCCGGACGGAAACCCGGATCCAGCCCTAGCAGCCCATGACATCCGTGAGACCTTTGCCAGGATGGCGATGAATGATGAGGAGACAGTGGCACTCATTGCTGGAGGGCATACCTTTGGTAAATGTCATGGTGCCGGGCCTGCAGAAAGCGTCGGTGCGGATACGGAAGCAGCTCCGATGGAGGCGCAGGGCTTTGGCTGGGCGAATACCTACGGCTCCGGCAAGGGAGGAGATACGATCACCAGTGGTTTGGAGGTCACCTGGACACAGACTCCGGCCAAGTGGAGTAAACTATACTTCAAGAACCTCTTTGAAAACGAGTGGGAGCTTACACAGAGTCCTGCGGGGGCGCATCAGTGGATTGCTAAGGATGCCAAAGAGACGGTTCCTGATGCACATGACCCTAACAAAAAGCATCGTCCAACGATGCTGACCACTGATCTATCCCTGCGTGTGGATCCAGCCTACGAGAAGATTTCCCGCCGATTCTATGAAGATCATGAGGCCTTCCAAGAGGCCTTTGCTAGGGCGTGGTTCAAGTTGACTCACCGTGACATGGGGCCTCGTTCCCTCTATCTAGGGCCCGAGGTTCCGGCGGAAGAGCTGGTCTGGCAGGATCCTATTCCTGCCGTGGATCATCCCTTGGTAGATGCGAATGATGTCAAAGGCTTGAAGGACAAGATTGCGGGTTCAGGTCTGAGTGTTTCAGAACTGGTTTCCACCGCCTGGGCTTCTGCTTCTACCTTCCGTGGCTCGGACAAGCGCGGTGGCGCGAATGGTGCGCGCATCCGCTTTGCCCCGCAGAAGGACTGGGAGGTGAACCAGCCGGAGCAGTTAGCTAAAGTGTTAGGAGTGCTGGAGGGGATACAGTCTGAGTTCAACGCTTCTGCAAGTGGAGGCAAGCAGGTCTCTCTGGCGGACTTGATTGTCCTGGCTGGTGGGGTCGGCATTGAAATGGCTGCGAAAGCTGCGGGGCGTGAGGTAGAAGTGCCGTTCAGTCCCGGGCGTGCGGATGCTAATCTGGAACAGACAGACGTGGAGTCCTTCGATGTTCTCGAGCCCATCGCTGATGGTTTTCGTAACTATCTGAAAGGAAAGTTCAGTGTTCCCTCTGAGCATTTGTTCGTGGACCGTGCTCAGCTTCTCACACTAACAGCTCCAGAAATGACAGTCCTTACCGGTGGGCTTCGTGTGTTGGGGGCGAATGTGGGGGATGAAAAAGCTGGGGTTCTCACGGATAGGCCTGGGCAGCTCAGTAATGACTTCTTCAAGAACCTGCTTGATATGGGAACTGAGTGGAAGTCTGTCTCACCCTGCGGCAATGCCTTCTTGGGAAGCTGCCGTGAGAGTGGTAGGCCAAAGTGGAGCGGAACCCGTGCCGATCTAGTGTTTGGTTCGAACTCTGTGCTGCGTGCCGTGGCCGAGGTGTATGCCTGTGAAGACTCCGAAGATAAATTCGTGGAAGACTTCATAGCGGCCTGGGTGAAGGTGATGGAACTGGACCGTTTTGATCTGAAGTAG
- a CDS encoding PEP-CTERM sorting domain-containing protein, with the protein MKNTLLFTTLITAASLSSASAVTISQTNLTNDSGVGDYGQEIRLDSAIFTTSSTYSLDDVTFYKGDLGGGSATLYIDVYMANSSAENDSDFAPDTSSGVTYLGSSINSFDYSSIAAGDGGTSTLGGAMTWNFSGIELTVDRDIFLVFSSDDTAGNFVGTSMNTNTVGVPDSSTYLNIANADSDPLFGGLADASDQDHVYSLNVSAVPEPSSTALIGLAGLGLLLRRRR; encoded by the coding sequence ATGAAAAATACACTCCTATTCACAACCCTCATAACGGCTGCCAGCCTTAGCTCTGCCAGCGCTGTGACTATCAGCCAGACCAACTTGACTAACGACAGCGGCGTTGGTGACTACGGCCAGGAAATCCGCCTCGATTCCGCCATATTCACCACCTCCTCCACCTACAGCCTGGATGATGTCACCTTTTACAAAGGCGACCTCGGCGGTGGCTCAGCCACACTTTACATCGATGTTTATATGGCGAACTCCAGTGCGGAGAATGACTCAGACTTCGCGCCAGACACTTCCTCCGGAGTCACTTATCTCGGTTCATCTATCAACTCCTTCGACTATAGTTCGATCGCAGCTGGAGATGGTGGCACTAGCACTCTTGGTGGAGCCATGACCTGGAACTTCTCCGGGATCGAGCTCACCGTGGACCGCGACATCTTCCTCGTCTTCTCCTCTGACGACACAGCTGGAAATTTCGTGGGAACATCCATGAACACGAACACAGTGGGCGTTCCAGACTCATCCACCTATCTAAACATCGCAAATGCTGATTCCGATCCTCTATTCGGGGGCCTTGCCGACGCTTCAGACCAAGACCACGTCTACTCCCTGAACGTATCTGCCGTTCCTGAGCCATCCAGCACCGCACTCATCGGGCTTGCTGGCCTCGGCCTGCTTCTTCGCCGCAGACGATAA
- a CDS encoding alkene reductase, which translates to MSILQQELQLGAFTLRNRLVMAPLTRCRASEGRVPNDLMAEYYAQRASAGLILSEATSINPMGVGYPDTPGLWSDDQVEGWKKVTAAVHNEGGLILAQLWHVGRISDPSYLNGELPVAPSAIAPAGHVSLIRPEKPFVTPRALSVEDIKATTEDYRTAARNAKHAGFDGVELHGANGYLPEQFLHSSTNHRTDEYGGSIENRARFMLEALDALISVWGAEHVGLHLSPQGDAHDAGDSTPLETYSYLAEQCKQRGIAFIFLREDLKANKRLTPAIKQVFGKGIIANQELTKAQAENLIQTGTADAVSFGRLFIANPDLPERFAKDAPLNEPIPETFYAQGSEGYTDYPFLDNAACEI; encoded by the coding sequence ATGTCCATTTTGCAGCAAGAACTACAGCTGGGAGCCTTTACGCTCCGCAACCGTCTCGTCATGGCTCCTCTCACCCGCTGCCGCGCCAGCGAAGGACGTGTACCAAATGATCTGATGGCGGAGTACTATGCCCAGCGCGCCAGTGCGGGCCTGATCCTGTCTGAAGCCACTTCCATCAACCCAATGGGAGTGGGTTACCCTGACACACCTGGTCTTTGGAGTGACGACCAGGTCGAAGGCTGGAAAAAAGTCACCGCTGCAGTGCATAACGAGGGAGGCCTGATACTAGCCCAGCTGTGGCACGTCGGTCGTATCTCGGACCCTAGCTACCTGAACGGCGAACTACCGGTAGCCCCTTCAGCCATCGCCCCAGCTGGACATGTCTCCCTGATCCGTCCAGAGAAACCCTTTGTCACCCCTCGCGCACTCAGCGTGGAGGATATCAAAGCGACGACTGAAGACTACCGCACAGCTGCCCGAAATGCCAAACACGCAGGCTTCGATGGTGTGGAACTACACGGCGCCAATGGTTATTTACCCGAACAATTTCTCCACAGCTCCACGAACCACCGCACAGATGAATACGGCGGCTCCATCGAGAACCGAGCACGTTTCATGCTTGAGGCCCTTGATGCCCTGATCTCCGTCTGGGGCGCTGAGCATGTAGGCCTCCACCTCTCCCCTCAAGGAGACGCCCATGATGCAGGTGACTCCACCCCACTGGAGACATACAGCTATCTGGCCGAGCAGTGTAAGCAGCGCGGTATCGCCTTCATCTTCCTGCGTGAGGATCTCAAAGCAAACAAACGCCTCACCCCAGCCATCAAGCAAGTCTTTGGCAAAGGCATCATCGCCAACCAGGAACTCACCAAAGCTCAGGCAGAAAACCTCATCCAGACCGGAACGGCGGACGCGGTTTCCTTTGGTCGTCTCTTCATCGCCAATCCAGATCTCCCCGAGCGATTCGCCAAAGATGCGCCGCTCAACGAACCTATTCCTGAGACATTCTATGCTCAAGGCTCCGAGGGCTACACAGACTACCCATTCCTGGACAACGCCGCCTGCGAAATCTAA